TCGCCCGGGTGGCCGGGCTGCTGGGGGACCTGGGCGCGGTGGACGTGCTCCAGGTGCACGGGCGGGCGCCGGCGGCCGTGCAGGAGGCGGTGCTGTCCCCCGGGGTGCGGCGCCGGGTGGTGCTCGCCACCTCGGTGGCCGAGTCGTCGCTGACGGTGCCCGGGGTGCGGGTGGTGGTGGACGCGGGGCTGGCGCGGGAGCCGCGCGTGGACCATGCGCGCGGGCTGAGCGGTCTGACGACCGTACGGTCCTCCCGGGCGGCCGGACGGCAGCGGGCCGGACGGGCCGGACGGGAGGCGCCCGGAGTGGTGTACCGGTGCTGGGCGGAGGCCGAGGACGGCCGTCTGCCGCCGTTCCCGGCGCCGGAGATCAAGGTGGCCGACCTGACCGCGTTCGCGCTCCAGGCGGCCTGCTGGGGCGATCCCGACGCCTCCGGGCTGGCGCTGCTCGATCCGCCGCCGGGCGGGGCGATGGCGGCGGCCCGGGAGACCCTGACCGCCGTCGGCGCGGTGGACCCCCGGGGGCGGGCCACGGACCGGGGGGCACGGCTGGTGCGGTGGGGGCTGCACCCGCGACTGGGCCGGGCCCTGCTGGACACCTCCGGCGCGGCGGCCGAGGTGGTGGCGCTGCTGTCCGAGGAGGCCCCGCGGGCGTACGGCGACGACCTGGCCGGGGCACTGCGCACCGCACGGCGCGGGGGCGACGCGTACGCGGCCCGCTGGCGGAGCGAGGTACGGCGGCTGCGTGCCGTGGTGACGGAGCCGGGCGGGCGGTCCCGCGGCCGGGGAGCCGCGGGGACCGACGGCCGGCCCTCCGGCCACGACGACCGGCCCTCCGGCCCCGGCGGGCGGTCGCCCGGCGCCGACGTGGCCGGTGCGGGGGACGACGGGCTCGTCGGGCGGGCCGTCGCGCTGGCCTTTCCCGAGCGGGTGGCGCGGCTCGACGGCGGGTCGTATCTCATGGCCTCGGGGACGCGGGCCGAGCTGGGTGAGGGGTCGGCGTTGCGGGGGGCGCCGTGGATCGTCGTCGCCGTGGCCGACCGGCCGGCGGCCGGCGGGCACGCGCGCGTGCGGCTCGCCGCGCCCGTCCCGGAGGACGTGGCCCGGGAGGCGGCCGCGGCGCTGCGGACCGATCAGGAGGAGGTGCGCTGGGCCCACGGCGACGTCGTGGCGCAGCGGGTGGAGCGGCTGGGGGCGATCGAGCTGTCGGTGCGGCCGCTGCCGGACGCCGCGCCCGGGCTCGTCCGCGACGCGCTCCTGGAGGGGCTGCGGCGGGAGGGGTTCGGCCTGCTGCGGTGGTCGCCGGAGGCGGTGGCGCTGCGGCAGCGGCTGGCGTTCGTGCGGCTGCGGCTCGGCCCGCCGTGGCCGGACGTCTCGGACGACGCGCTGCACGCGCGCGTGGCGGAGTGGCTGGAGCCCGAGCTGGGCCGCGCCCGGCGGCGGGCGGACCTCGGGCGGATCGACGCCGGTCAGGCGCTGGGCCGGCTGCTGCCGTGGGCCTCGGGCGAGGCGGCCCGTCTGGACGAGCTGGCCCCGGAGCGGCTCACCGTGCCCAGCGGGTCGCGGATCCGCGTCGACTACGCCGATCCGGAACGGCCGGTGCTCGCCGTGAAGGTGCAGGAGATGTTCGGTCTGGACAGCTCGCCCGTCCTGGCCGGGGTGCCGGTCCTCGTGCACCTGCTCTCCCCCGCCGGACGGCCCGCCGCCGTCACCGCGGACCTCGCCTCGTTCTGGCGGGACGGCTACCGGGCCGTACGGGCGGAGCTGCGCGGCCGGTACCCGAAGCACCCGTGGCCGGAGGACCCGGCGGCCGCGGAGCCGACCCGGCACACCAACGCGCGGCCGCGTCGCTGAGGCGCGGGCCGGTCACGGTGGACCGGCCCGCGGGGACGGGGGCTACGACGCCGCCTCGGCGACCTTCAGTTCGAGCGTGACGGTCGCGCCGCCCGCCGTGGTGACGCGGAGCAGGAACGTGCCCGTGGTGTCGTCCGCGTACAGCTTCGGCAGCTTCAGCACGCCGTCGGGGTCGGTCGTCAGCCCCGTGAGGGTGCGTACGGGCTTCTTGTCGGCGTCGTCGGCCGTGCCGGCGGGGTCCTGGAAGTAGGGGCCCTTGTCGTTCTCGGTCGCGTCGTCCGCGGACTTGATGAGCGTGGCGGTCGCGGCGACCTTGCC
The DNA window shown above is from Streptomyces sp. NBC_00670 and carries:
- the hrpB gene encoding ATP-dependent helicase HrpB yields the protein MIRDDALEALPVRGALPALNDALEGHGTAVLVAPPGTGKTTLVPLVLAGLVGGGPARRVLVAEPRRIAARAAARRMAWLLGQEVGGDIGFTVRGERVVGRHARVEVVTTGVLLQRLQRDQELPGVDVVVLDECHERHLDADTAAAFLLDVRGTLRPGLRLVAASATTDAQGWARLLGGAPVVEAAGVSHPVEVVWAPPARPVRPPHGMRVDPALLSHTESVVRRALAERPGDVLCFLPGVGEIARVAGLLGDLGAVDVLQVHGRAPAAVQEAVLSPGVRRRVVLATSVAESSLTVPGVRVVVDAGLAREPRVDHARGLSGLTTVRSSRAAGRQRAGRAGREAPGVVYRCWAEAEDGRLPPFPAPEIKVADLTAFALQAACWGDPDASGLALLDPPPGGAMAAARETLTAVGAVDPRGRATDRGARLVRWGLHPRLGRALLDTSGAAAEVVALLSEEAPRAYGDDLAGALRTARRGGDAYAARWRSEVRRLRAVVTEPGGRSRGRGAAGTDGRPSGHDDRPSGPGGRSPGADVAGAGDDGLVGRAVALAFPERVARLDGGSYLMASGTRAELGEGSALRGAPWIVVAVADRPAAGGHARVRLAAPVPEDVAREAAAALRTDQEEVRWAHGDVVAQRVERLGAIELSVRPLPDAAPGLVRDALLEGLRREGFGLLRWSPEAVALRQRLAFVRLRLGPPWPDVSDDALHARVAEWLEPELGRARRRADLGRIDAGQALGRLLPWASGEAARLDELAPERLTVPSGSRIRVDYADPERPVLAVKVQEMFGLDSSPVLAGVPVLVHLLSPAGRPAAVTADLASFWRDGYRAVRAELRGRYPKHPWPEDPAAAEPTRHTNARPRR